A DNA window from Streptomyces canus contains the following coding sequences:
- a CDS encoding TetR/AcrR family transcriptional regulator, translated as MESSSATAGVSTRREATRQKLYEAAVTLIAEQGFSATTVDEIAERAGVAKGTVYYNFASKSVLFEELLRHGVGLLTASLKEAAESTARAGGGKVDALDAMIRAGLVFIDRYPAFTQLYVAELWRTNRAWQSTLMVVRQQAVAVVEGVLREGVENGEFSDEIDVPLTASALVGMVLVAALDWQSFQPERSLDDVHAALSRLLQGRVSGRRG; from the coding sequence ATGGAAAGCAGCAGCGCCACGGCGGGCGTCAGCACACGCCGCGAGGCCACCCGGCAGAAGCTCTACGAGGCGGCCGTCACGCTCATCGCCGAGCAGGGCTTCTCCGCCACCACGGTCGACGAGATCGCCGAGCGGGCCGGAGTCGCGAAGGGCACGGTCTACTACAACTTCGCGAGCAAGTCCGTCCTCTTCGAGGAACTGCTGCGGCACGGCGTGGGCCTTCTCACCGCCTCCTTGAAGGAGGCAGCGGAATCGACGGCCCGCGCGGGTGGCGGCAAGGTGGACGCCCTGGACGCGATGATCCGGGCCGGTCTCGTCTTCATCGACCGCTACCCGGCCTTCACCCAGCTGTACGTGGCCGAGCTGTGGCGCACCAACAGGGCCTGGCAGTCCACGCTCATGGTGGTCCGTCAGCAGGCCGTGGCGGTCGTGGAGGGCGTCCTGCGCGAGGGCGTGGAGAACGGCGAGTTCAGCGACGAGATCGACGTACCGCTGACCGCCTCCGCCCTGGTCGGCATGGTCCTGGTGGCCGCCCTGGACTGGCAGTCCTTCCAGCCCGAGCGCTCTCTGGACGACGTGCACGCGGCGCTGTCGCGGCTGCTGCAGGGGCGGGTGAGCGGGCGCCGGGGATGA
- a CDS encoding methyltransferase, translating to MSDPMRPRASLRTAVVWEVLQDALDRRVKATGRQALDVLDTGGGSGNFAVPVARLGHQVTVVDPSPNALFALERRAAEAGVADRVRGVQGDAHGLFDVAERGGYDVVLCHGVLEYVDDPAEGVRNVVAALRPEGVLSLLAAGLGGAVLARALAGHFKEARQALGDPNGRWGDGDPVPRRFTAEQLTALVEGAGLTVGAVHGVRVFADLVPGVLVDTEPGALDALLKLEEAAAELPAFHSVATQLHVLGETREAAEA from the coding sequence GTGTCGGACCCGATGCGACCCCGCGCCTCTCTCCGTACCGCCGTGGTCTGGGAGGTCCTCCAGGACGCCCTCGACCGCCGGGTCAAGGCCACGGGACGCCAGGCGCTGGACGTCCTCGACACCGGAGGCGGCAGCGGCAACTTCGCCGTGCCCGTCGCCCGCCTCGGCCACCAGGTCACCGTCGTCGACCCCAGCCCGAACGCGCTGTTCGCCCTGGAGCGCCGCGCGGCCGAGGCCGGCGTCGCCGACCGGGTGCGAGGTGTCCAGGGCGACGCCCACGGCCTCTTCGACGTCGCCGAGCGCGGCGGCTACGACGTGGTGCTGTGCCACGGCGTCCTGGAGTACGTGGACGACCCGGCCGAGGGCGTGCGCAACGTCGTGGCCGCCCTGCGCCCCGAGGGCGTCCTCAGTCTGCTCGCCGCCGGTCTCGGCGGCGCCGTGCTCGCCCGGGCCCTGGCCGGCCACTTCAAGGAGGCCAGGCAGGCGCTCGGCGACCCGAACGGCCGCTGGGGCGACGGCGACCCTGTGCCGCGCCGCTTCACCGCCGAACAGCTCACCGCGCTCGTCGAGGGCGCGGGCCTCACCGTGGGCGCGGTGCACGGTGTGCGGGTCTTCGCCGACCTCGTCCCCGGCGTGCTCGTGGACACCGAGCCCGGTGCCCTGGACGCCCTGCTGAAGCTGGAGGAGGCGGCGGCCGAGCTCCCCGCCTTCCACTCCGTGGCCACGCAGCTCCATGTGCTCGGCGAGACCCGGGAGGCCGCCGAGGCCTGA
- a CDS encoding transglutaminase TgpA family protein: MSGRGRLALCAWAATLMASCALLPLVEPVTWIVQAAFLLGVQTVVGAVTRRIPLARPLTVAAQTLVTLVMLTLIFARDQALFGLIPGPGAFVHFGDLLQQGGDDIARYAIPAPLASEGIKLMVFGGVLIIGLVVDTLAVTFRSAAPAGLPLLALYSVAAGLSEGHGGWFWFLVAAAGYLLLLLAEGRERLSQWGRVFGGAARGPGADSGPVAPVRTGRRIGVASLGIALVVSAALPAMNGGLLDATGAGVGAGNGNGGTISAVNPLLTLRDSLNVDEDRQVLSVRTGSSTDISNLYLRIVSLDEFDGRTWKPSKRPIKAVPDDFPTPVGLGGDVKRAEVETTIQAANWYAQDYLPMPYPPSGVKIRGSWRYEPEGMALVGDHGQNTRGLTYQVKSLDVQPTAEQLASAPTAPAAIERDYTKLPDSVPSVVAKTAREVTAGAKNPYEQAVALQDYFAVNGGFEYDTKVEVGDGPNAIANFLRDKQGFCVHFSFAMAAMARSLGIPARVAVGFAPGTPQADGSISVGLKDAHAWPELYFEGVGWTRFEPTPTRGTVPSYTVPDATGNLTPDVPRPSAGSSTEPSASPSASESCSAQLRKLEACDSASPAAAAAGDGGGPWWAVQGQWWYLKMLFWVFVGLAVLSIPLAPMLWRLRTRSVRLGGHGRSDADAAAHALAAWQELTDTAWDFGILPDDSQTPRKAAARIVRLGHLDPTAAASVHRVADAVEQVLYAPRPRPTAGLAQDVHRVIGGLRGSVGRVTRVRALIAPRSTARVVWAASEWWAGIRTRAAAIRPTLRKPFGQQG, encoded by the coding sequence ATGAGCGGGCGGGGACGACTGGCGCTGTGCGCGTGGGCGGCCACGCTGATGGCCTCGTGCGCCCTGCTCCCGCTGGTCGAGCCGGTCACCTGGATCGTGCAGGCCGCCTTCCTGCTCGGGGTGCAGACGGTCGTGGGCGCGGTGACCCGGCGGATCCCGCTGGCCCGTCCTCTGACGGTGGCGGCCCAGACCCTCGTCACGCTGGTCATGCTGACCCTGATCTTCGCCCGGGACCAGGCCCTCTTCGGGCTGATCCCCGGCCCGGGCGCCTTCGTGCACTTCGGGGACCTGCTCCAGCAGGGCGGCGATGACATCGCGCGCTACGCGATCCCGGCGCCGCTGGCGTCCGAGGGCATCAAGCTGATGGTCTTCGGCGGTGTCCTGATCATCGGACTCGTGGTGGACACCCTCGCGGTGACCTTCCGCAGCGCGGCGCCGGCGGGCCTGCCGCTGCTCGCGCTGTACTCCGTCGCCGCGGGACTGTCCGAAGGCCACGGCGGCTGGTTCTGGTTCCTGGTCGCGGCGGCCGGCTATCTGCTGCTGCTTCTGGCCGAGGGGCGCGAGCGGCTCTCGCAGTGGGGTCGCGTCTTCGGCGGGGCCGCGCGCGGCCCGGGCGCCGACTCCGGGCCGGTGGCGCCGGTGCGCACCGGCCGGCGGATCGGCGTGGCGAGCCTCGGCATCGCCCTCGTGGTATCGGCCGCTCTGCCCGCGATGAACGGCGGCCTCCTGGACGCCACCGGGGCGGGCGTGGGCGCCGGAAACGGCAACGGCGGCACGATCTCCGCCGTGAACCCGCTGCTCACCCTGCGCGACAGCCTGAACGTGGACGAGGACCGCCAGGTCCTGTCCGTGCGGACCGGGAGCAGCACCGACATCTCCAACCTGTACCTGCGGATCGTCTCCTTGGACGAATTCGACGGCCGGACCTGGAAGCCGTCCAAGCGGCCCATCAAGGCCGTACCGGACGACTTCCCCACCCCGGTCGGCCTCGGCGGCGACGTCAAACGCGCGGAGGTGGAGACGACCATCCAGGCGGCGAACTGGTACGCGCAGGACTACCTGCCGATGCCGTACCCGCCGAGCGGCGTCAAGATCCGGGGCAGCTGGCGCTACGAGCCCGAGGGGATGGCGCTCGTCGGTGACCACGGGCAGAACACGCGCGGGCTGACGTACCAGGTGAAGAGCCTGGACGTGCAGCCGACGGCCGAGCAGCTCGCGTCGGCGCCGACCGCGCCCGCGGCCATCGAGCGCGACTACACCAAGCTGCCCGACTCGGTGCCGTCGGTGGTGGCCAAGACCGCCCGCGAGGTCACCGCGGGCGCGAAGAACCCCTATGAGCAGGCGGTCGCGCTTCAGGACTACTTCGCGGTGAACGGCGGCTTCGAGTACGACACCAAGGTGGAGGTCGGCGACGGGCCCAACGCGATCGCCAACTTCCTGCGGGACAAGCAGGGCTTCTGCGTGCACTTCTCCTTCGCCATGGCGGCGATGGCCCGCTCCCTGGGCATTCCGGCCCGGGTCGCGGTGGGCTTCGCGCCCGGCACCCCGCAGGCGGACGGCTCGATCTCGGTGGGGCTCAAGGACGCCCACGCCTGGCCCGAGCTGTACTTCGAGGGGGTGGGCTGGACCCGCTTCGAGCCCACCCCGACCCGGGGCACGGTGCCCTCGTACACCGTCCCGGATGCCACCGGCAATCTGACCCCCGACGTGCCGCGGCCGTCCGCGGGTTCGTCCACGGAGCCGTCGGCCTCCCCCTCGGCGAGCGAGAGCTGCTCGGCCCAGCTGCGCAAGCTGGAGGCGTGCGACAGCGCGTCGCCCGCGGCCGCGGCGGCCGGGGACGGTGGCGGCCCCTGGTGGGCCGTACAGGGCCAGTGGTGGTACCTGAAGATGCTGTTCTGGGTGTTCGTGGGGCTGGCCGTGCTGTCGATCCCCTTGGCGCCGATGCTGTGGCGGCTGCGCACCCGTTCGGTACGCCTGGGCGGGCACGGCCGCAGTGACGCGGATGCCGCCGCGCACGCCTTGGCGGCCTGGCAGGAGCTGACGGACACGGCGTGGGACTTCGGGATCCTGCCGGACGACTCGCAGACGCCGCGCAAGGCGGCGGCGCGGATCGTACGTCTCGGGCATCTCGATCCGACGGCCGCGGCCTCGGTGCACCGGGTGGCGGACGCCGTGGAGCAGGTCCTCTACGCCCCGCGCCCCCGGCCGACGGCCGGCCTCGCCCAGGACGTCCACCGGGTGATCGGCGGACTGCGCGGCTCGGTCGGCCGGGTCACGCGGGTGCGCGCGCTGATCGCCCCGCGTTCCACCGCACGGGTGGTCTGGGCGGCGTCGGAGTGGTGGGCCGGGATCAGGACACGTGCGGCGGCGATCCGGCCGACCCTGCGCAAGCCGTTCGGTCAGCAAGGCTGA
- a CDS encoding YhgE/Pip domain-containing protein, protein MRSPKLAALELRRFGRGKLPRAALVALLVLPLLYGALYLWSFWDPYGRLDRIPVALVNDDRGATADGRKLTAGDDLTKGLRESDTFDWHQVSAAEARKGVENGTYYLSLTMPADFSKKIASSAGNSPETGALQVRTNDSNNYIVGQISRTVFAEVRQAASTKASRSFLDRIFISFSDIHGATVKAADGADDLEGGIGKAEKGSEDLATGLKDAEAGSGQLSDGLAKLDTGSGDLADGAQQVADGTQSLADKVNGVADKVGPFLEGNEKAIGDTARLVADSAGAVRHNLDTLVRTAPAAAEGAHEAADSLNAVHKARCTDPVLPDPACADLKKAEQAAADVAKVADDVNALVADQNGDLKKLDSRLATLQQQARALADRAPRLSEDLDDAVAKINKLNQGAGKVAAGARTLHSGLGTARTGAQDLNEGVGRLKTGADDLSGGMYKLADGSEKLSDGLHDGASQIPDYDKKDRDRRTDVMADPVQLVSRDLHKAPNYGTGFAPYFIPLSLWVGAMVAYMLITPMNRRALAAGAAAWRIALAGWLPVVAIGVLQTVALMSVLHWAIGLQMARAAGTVGFLFLVTACFAAIVQWLNARFGAAGRILVLALLMLQLTSAGGTYPVQTSPGFFNAIHPFLPMSYVVEALRRLITGGGLTPVWHACVVLLAFTAGALALTALSARRRQVWTLDRLHPELTL, encoded by the coding sequence ATGCGCTCGCCGAAACTGGCCGCGCTTGAGCTGCGCCGCTTCGGCAGGGGGAAGCTCCCGCGCGCCGCCCTTGTGGCGCTGCTCGTGTTGCCGCTGCTGTACGGCGCCCTGTATCTGTGGTCCTTCTGGGACCCGTACGGCCGCCTGGACCGCATCCCCGTCGCCCTCGTGAACGACGACAGGGGCGCCACCGCCGACGGCAGAAAACTGACCGCGGGCGACGACCTCACCAAGGGGTTGCGCGAGAGCGACACCTTCGACTGGCACCAGGTGAGCGCCGCCGAGGCACGCAAGGGTGTCGAGAACGGCACCTACTACCTGTCGCTGACCATGCCGGCCGACTTCAGCAAGAAGATCGCCTCCAGTGCCGGGAACTCCCCCGAGACCGGCGCCCTCCAGGTCCGTACGAACGACTCGAACAACTACATCGTCGGGCAGATCTCACGGACAGTCTTCGCCGAGGTGCGCCAAGCCGCGTCCACGAAGGCGTCGCGATCCTTCCTGGACCGGATCTTCATCTCCTTCTCCGACATCCACGGGGCCACGGTGAAGGCCGCCGACGGGGCCGATGACCTGGAAGGCGGCATCGGCAAGGCGGAGAAGGGATCCGAGGACCTCGCCACGGGCCTGAAGGACGCCGAGGCGGGCAGCGGGCAGCTCTCCGACGGGCTGGCGAAGCTCGACACGGGTTCGGGCGACCTCGCGGACGGCGCACAGCAGGTCGCCGACGGGACGCAGAGCCTCGCCGACAAGGTCAACGGGGTCGCGGACAAGGTGGGTCCCTTCCTCGAAGGCAACGAGAAGGCCATCGGCGACACCGCCCGGCTCGTCGCCGACTCGGCCGGAGCCGTCCGCCACAACCTCGACACCCTGGTGAGGACCGCCCCGGCGGCCGCCGAGGGGGCCCATGAGGCCGCCGACTCCCTGAACGCCGTCCATAAGGCGCGCTGTACGGACCCCGTACTGCCTGACCCCGCCTGCGCCGACCTGAAGAAGGCCGAGCAGGCTGCCGCCGACGTGGCGAAGGTCGCCGACGACGTCAACGCTCTCGTCGCCGACCAGAACGGCGATCTGAAGAAGCTCGACAGCCGGCTCGCCACCCTCCAGCAGCAGGCCCGAGCACTCGCCGACCGGGCGCCCCGCCTCTCCGAGGACCTGGACGACGCCGTAGCGAAGATCAACAAGCTGAACCAGGGCGCGGGCAAGGTCGCCGCGGGCGCCAGGACGCTCCACTCCGGCCTCGGCACCGCGAGGACCGGCGCACAGGACCTGAACGAGGGCGTCGGCCGGCTCAAGACCGGGGCCGACGACCTGAGCGGCGGCATGTACAAGCTCGCGGACGGCTCCGAGAAGCTCTCCGACGGGCTGCACGACGGCGCATCGCAGATCCCCGACTACGACAAGAAGGACCGCGACCGGCGCACCGACGTGATGGCGGATCCGGTCCAACTGGTCTCAAGGGACCTGCACAAGGCGCCGAACTACGGCACGGGGTTCGCCCCGTACTTCATCCCGCTGTCCCTGTGGGTGGGCGCGATGGTGGCGTACATGCTGATCACACCGATGAACCGGCGTGCGCTCGCCGCCGGTGCCGCGGCCTGGCGGATCGCGCTGGCCGGGTGGCTGCCCGTGGTGGCGATCGGAGTGCTGCAGACGGTGGCGCTGATGTCGGTGCTGCACTGGGCGATCGGCCTGCAGATGGCGCGGGCGGCCGGGACCGTGGGCTTCCTCTTCCTGGTGACGGCCTGCTTCGCGGCGATCGTCCAATGGCTGAACGCACGCTTCGGAGCGGCGGGCCGGATCCTCGTCCTGGCGCTCCTGATGCTCCAGCTGACGTCCGCGGGCGGCACCTACCCCGTCCAGACCAGTCCGGGCTTCTTCAACGCGATCCATCCCTTCCTGCCGATGAGCTACGTCGTGGAGGCCCTCAGGAGGCTCATCACGGGCGGCGGTCTCACTCCGGTGTGGCACGCGTGCGTGGTGCTCCTCGCCTTCACCGCCGGCGCCCTCGCGCTGACCGCCCTGTCGGCCCGCCGCCGGCAGGTGTGGACGCTGGACAGACTGCACCCGGAGCTGACCCTGTGA
- a CDS encoding DUF3040 domain-containing protein codes for MPLSEHEQRMLEQMERALYAEDPKFASALEGSGLRTYTRRRVYQAVAGFLVGIALLMAGMVAKQVWLSVVGFLVMLGCAVLAVTGWRKAPKPGEQPAAGAPHARRQGRQKRSMMDRIEQRWQRRRDEQGGQ; via the coding sequence GTGCCGCTCTCGGAGCACGAGCAGCGCATGCTCGAGCAGATGGAGCGAGCGCTGTACGCCGAAGATCCCAAGTTCGCGTCGGCGCTCGAGGGAAGCGGGCTGCGTACGTACACCCGGCGGCGGGTCTACCAGGCAGTTGCCGGCTTCCTCGTAGGTATCGCGCTCCTCATGGCCGGTATGGTCGCCAAGCAGGTGTGGCTCAGTGTGGTGGGGTTCCTCGTCATGCTGGGTTGCGCGGTACTCGCCGTGACCGGCTGGCGCAAGGCCCCCAAGCCGGGCGAGCAGCCTGCCGCGGGCGCCCCGCATGCCCGTCGCCAGGGACGTCAGAAGCGCTCGATGATGGATCGGATCGAGCAGCGCTGGCAGCGGCGACGAGACGAACAGGGCGGCCAGTAG
- a CDS encoding SAV_6107 family HEPN domain-containing protein: MASYHAAAARRRRATGPAPSLTGPASDVHPVLRRATAPPAALDLLAQARAGLDEASALETSNERYATAHLAALRTAAAVLAARGRPEPTPRRRAKIRSAWEVLPEIAPELTEWSALFASGARRRARAEAGIQGAASRRDADDLIRDVAMFLRLVERMLVLQPVLPQPRQDADQPEGDAGDPDRDRDFPDAG; the protein is encoded by the coding sequence ATGGCCAGCTATCACGCAGCCGCCGCCCGTCGGCGCCGCGCCACCGGCCCTGCCCCCTCACTGACCGGCCCGGCGAGCGACGTACACCCCGTCCTGCGCCGGGCGACGGCCCCGCCCGCCGCCCTCGACCTGCTCGCCCAGGCCCGCGCCGGCCTCGACGAGGCCTCGGCGCTGGAGACGTCGAACGAGCGCTATGCGACGGCGCACCTCGCCGCGCTGCGCACCGCGGCCGCCGTGCTCGCCGCGCGGGGGCGTCCGGAGCCCACGCCCCGACGTCGCGCCAAGATCCGGAGCGCCTGGGAAGTGCTTCCCGAGATAGCACCCGAGCTCACCGAGTGGAGCGCGCTGTTCGCCTCCGGGGCCCGGCGCCGCGCCCGGGCCGAGGCCGGCATCCAGGGCGCGGCCAGCCGCCGGGACGCGGACGACCTCATACGCGACGTGGCGATGTTCCTGCGTCTCGTCGAGCGGATGCTGGTGCTCCAGCCGGTCCTGCCCCAACCACGCCAGGACGCGGACCAGCCCGAGGGGGACGCCGGCGATCCCGACCGTGACCGCGACTTTCCGGACGCGGGCTGA
- a CDS encoding DUF58 domain-containing protein, which produces MSTGVPSADGPETDRGDKGGVRTALAGLTTRGRSFFAAGIAAAVCAYVLGQSDLLRVGLMLAVLPLVCATVLYRTRYRVAGSRRLSPARVPAGSEARVHLRMDNVSRLPTGLLMLQDRVPYVLGPRPRFVLDRVEPGGRREVSYRVRSDLRGRYPLGPLQLRLTDPFGMCELTRSFSTYDTLTVIPRVEALPPVRLNGEAKGYGDGRQRSLALAGEDDAIPRGYRYGDDLRRVHWRSTARYGELMVRREEQPQRARCTVLLDTRGLAYAGAGPDSAFEWAVSGAASVLVHMLERGFSVRLLTDTGNSVPGEGADGFAGASQGTADAAGLMMDTLAVIDHSDDTGLSRAYDVLRRGNEGLLVAFFGDLDEEQAAVVAKMRQRSGGALAFVLDSESWMREPTDVPGALQEREERLRMLREAGWTALGVPRGASLEELWRLADRERTGVGVAGAGEGP; this is translated from the coding sequence ATGTCCACCGGGGTGCCCTCCGCCGACGGCCCCGAGACCGACCGGGGCGACAAGGGCGGGGTGCGTACCGCGCTGGCGGGTCTGACCACCCGGGGCCGCTCCTTCTTCGCCGCCGGCATCGCCGCGGCCGTCTGCGCCTACGTCCTCGGCCAGAGCGACCTGCTGCGGGTCGGCCTGATGCTGGCCGTGCTGCCCCTGGTCTGCGCCACCGTGCTCTACCGCACCCGCTACCGGGTCGCGGGCAGCCGAAGGCTCTCCCCCGCGCGCGTGCCCGCCGGCAGCGAGGCCCGCGTCCATCTGCGGATGGACAACGTCTCGCGGCTGCCCACCGGCCTGCTGATGCTCCAGGACCGGGTCCCCTACGTCCTCGGCCCGCGCCCCCGCTTCGTGCTCGATCGCGTCGAGCCGGGCGGCCGCCGCGAGGTGTCCTACCGGGTCCGCTCCGACCTGCGGGGCCGCTACCCGCTCGGCCCGCTCCAGCTGCGCCTGACCGACCCGTTCGGCATGTGCGAACTGACCCGCTCCTTCTCGACGTACGACACCCTGACCGTGATCCCGCGCGTGGAGGCGCTGCCGCCGGTGCGGCTGAACGGCGAGGCGAAGGGGTACGGCGACGGGCGGCAGCGCTCGCTCGCCCTGGCCGGCGAGGACGACGCCATCCCGCGCGGCTACCGCTACGGCGACGACCTGCGCCGGGTGCACTGGCGCTCCACCGCCCGCTACGGCGAGCTGATGGTGCGCCGCGAGGAACAGCCCCAGCGCGCCCGCTGCACGGTGCTCCTGGACACCCGGGGCCTCGCCTACGCGGGCGCGGGCCCGGACTCGGCCTTCGAGTGGGCCGTCTCGGGCGCCGCCTCCGTCCTGGTCCACATGCTCGAACGAGGCTTTTCCGTACGGCTGTTGACGGACACGGGCAACTCCGTACCCGGCGAGGGCGCGGACGGCTTCGCCGGCGCCAGCCAGGGGACGGCGGACGCGGCCGGGCTGATGATGGACACGCTCGCGGTGATCGACCACTCCGACGACACCGGCCTGTCGCGCGCGTACGACGTGCTGCGCAGGGGGAACGAAGGACTGCTGGTGGCCTTCTTCGGCGACCTCGACGAGGAGCAGGCCGCGGTCGTCGCCAAGATGCGGCAGCGCAGCGGGGGCGCGCTCGCCTTCGTGCTCGACAGCGAGAGCTGGATGCGGGAACCGACCGACGTTCCCGGGGCGTTGCAGGAGCGCGAGGAACGGCTGCGGATGCTGCGCGAGGCGGGCTGGACGGCACTGGGTGTGCCGCGGGGCGCCTCGCTGGAGGAGCTGTGGCGCCTCGCGGACCGCGAGCGCACGGGCGTCGGCGTGGCCGGCGCCGGGGAGGGACCGTGA
- a CDS encoding ATP-binding cassette domain-containing protein, with protein MDGVAVTAEGFGLKGPRGWAFRGIDLAAEPGALIAVEGPSGSGRTSLLLALTGRMKATEGTATVGGARLPKQLAAVRRFSAPANVAGVTDLDPALTVAEHLRERALLQRRFGDSVRALLRPREERRSEARLRIDTALTSAGLDREALPKGARTAVRDLERLEALRLSIALALIGRPRLLAVDDLDLKLSDAERTEAWALLRSLAAAGTTVVAVGSEAPEDAVTVSTRPEPQQDTQTRKEKADALAETGRA; from the coding sequence ATGGACGGAGTCGCTGTCACGGCCGAAGGTTTCGGGCTCAAGGGGCCTCGCGGCTGGGCCTTCCGCGGGATCGACCTCGCCGCCGAGCCCGGCGCGTTGATCGCCGTGGAGGGGCCCTCGGGGTCCGGTCGCACGAGCCTGCTGCTCGCGCTCACTGGGCGGATGAAGGCCACCGAGGGGACGGCGACGGTGGGCGGGGCGCGGCTGCCGAAACAGCTGGCGGCGGTGCGCCGGTTCAGCGCGCCGGCGAACGTCGCCGGGGTCACCGACCTCGACCCGGCCCTGACTGTCGCCGAGCACTTGCGTGAACGGGCGCTGCTGCAGCGCCGGTTCGGCGATTCGGTGCGCGCGCTGCTGCGGCCGCGTGAGGAGCGTAGGTCCGAGGCGAGGCTGAGGATCGACACCGCGCTGACGTCCGCCGGGCTCGACCGGGAAGCGCTGCCCAAGGGCGCGCGAACGGCCGTACGTGATCTGGAACGCCTGGAGGCCCTGCGGCTGTCGATCGCCCTGGCCCTGATCGGCCGCCCGCGGCTGCTCGCCGTCGACGACCTGGACCTGAAGCTGTCGGACGCCGAGCGGACCGAGGCCTGGGCGCTGCTGAGGTCCCTCGCCGCGGCCGGGACGACGGTCGTGGCGGTGGGCAGTGAGGCCCCGGAGGACGCCGTGACGGTGTCCACGCGACCTGAACCGCAACAGGACACGCAAACCCGGAAGGAGAAGGCCGATGCGCTCGCCGAAACTGGCCGCGCTTGA